A single region of the Serinus canaria isolate serCan28SL12 chromosome 1, serCan2020, whole genome shotgun sequence genome encodes:
- the CHST10 gene encoding carbohydrate sulfotransferase 10, translating into MHHQWLLLAACFWVIFMFMVASKFITLTFKDPDGYGAKQEPLILTAVTKVEEVHVPEEKHWPEEFQPTGKALSGNLIRQPLVHMERLELLRNVCRDTALRDLSHTAVSKFVLDRIFVCDKHKILFCQTPKVGNTQWKKVLIVLNGAFSSIEEIPENIVHDHEKNGLPRLSSFSDSEIKKRLNLYFKFFIVRDPFERLISAFKDKFVHNPRFEPWYRHDIAPGIIRKYRKNRTETKGLQFEDFVRYLGDPNHRWLDVQFGDHIIHWVTYVELCAPCEITYSVIGHHETLEDDAPYILKAAGIDHLVSYPTIPPGITVYNRTKVERYFSGISKRDIRRLYARFEGDFKLFGYREPDFLLN; encoded by the exons ATGCACCACCAGTGGCTGCTGCTAGCTGCATGCTTTTGGGTGATATTCATGTTCATGGTCGCTAGCAAGTTTATCACATTGACTTTTAAAGACCCAGATG GCTATGGTGCCAAGCAAGAGCCATTGATTCTGACAGCTGTGACAAAAGTGGAGGAGGTACATGTGCCAGAGGAAAAACATTGGCCTGAAGAATTCCAG CCAACTGGAAAAGCTCTTTCAGGAAATCTGATCCGCCAGCCCCTCGTTCATATGGAAAGACTTGAGCTTCTCAGGAATGTCTGCAGAGACACTGCATTGAGAGATCTCTCTCATACTGCAGTTTCCAAATTCGTCTTGGACAGAATATTTGTGTGTGACAAGCACAAGATCCTGTTTTGTCAGACGCCAAAAGTGGGCAACACTCAGTGGAAAAAAGTCTTGATCGTTTTAAATG GAGCATTTTCTTCCATAGAAGAGATCCCAGAAAACATTGTACATGATCATGAGAAGAATGGCCTTCCACGCTTGTCCTCTTTCAGTGactctgaaattaaaaaacG ACTGAATTTATACTTCAAGTTTTTTATTGTTAGAGATCCATTTGAAAGACTTATTTCTGCGTTTAAGGACAAGTTTGTGCACAATCCTCGGTTTGAACCTTGGTACCGGCATGATATTGCTCCTGGCATCATTCGTAAGTACAGGAAGAACCGCACAGAGACCAAAGGGCTGCAGTTTGAGGATTTCGTGCGCTACCTGGGGGACCCTAATCACCGATGGCTGGATGTTCAGTTTGGTGACCACATCATTCACTGGGTAACATATGTGGAACTTTGTGCTCCCTGTGAAATCACATACAGTGTGATTGGACACCACGAAACCCTGGAGGACGATGCGCCGTATATCTTGAAAGCAGCTGGCATAGACCACTTGGTATCATACCCCACAATCCCACCAGGCATAACAGTGTACAACAGAACAAAAGTAGAGCGGTATTTTTCAGGAATTAGCAAGAGAGACATAAGACGCCTCTATGCACGATTTGAAGGCGATTTTAAACTCTTCGGTTATCGTGAGCCTGATTTCTTGCTTAACTGA